A segment of the Anopheles cruzii chromosome 2, idAnoCruzAS_RS32_06, whole genome shotgun sequence genome:
TTCTTCATGAACGGCTTTTCGGCGTCCCCAAAGTAGATCACCGACGGCTGCAGCAACCGGGACACCTTCGAGATCAGGTGCATCAGCATGATGAGCCCCGATTTGCCCGGGTACTTGCCGACGATGTTCGGTGGACTGATGTCGAACAGCACCGAACCCGTCTCCGTGCAGATCGCGTGCACCAGCGACGTCTTGCCGGAACCCTTCGGTCCGGCAATCAGCAGCGACTTGATGCACGGACCAAAATTGCGgatcgtttcggaaccgagcGGCAGGATGCAATACTGTTTGACCAACTGCCGCACGTCCCCTGGCGACGGATTGAGGGCACTGCGGGCCGCGTAGCTGAGGTCACCGACGTACGCTTTAATCGGCGTCTCCGGATACTTCTTGATGATCCCGTTCGTGACCAGCTCCTCGAACAGGGACTCCGTCGTGCGGTCGGGCGTCAGATCCttgtccttcttcttcttgccctTCTTGCCACTGCGGCgcgcttttttgctgctcttcTTCAGCTTCTTGCCACCCCGGTCGCGCTCCAGCGCAATCTGTAGCAGCTCCAGCTCCTGGCGCATAATTTCGTCCACTATCCGGCGCAGTTCCGCCTCGACGTCGGCATACTTCTCCTCGTAGATCATGTCGTCGTAGTACGTCTGCCGGAGGTTCTGCGACTCGTCCTTACCCTTCCACACGTCCGTGTACTCCTCGATGCCGCCCTTGATCTCGGGCAGAAACGACGATTGCATCGGCTTGAACGCCCTATCTAGGCCCTCCTCGAGTGACACTTCGCCCGGTTTCTTCTGGGCCAGCTTCTCCTTGCCGCTGCCCTTGAGCTTCGATTCGCGCGACGACATCACCGACGACCGACTCAGCTCACTCTCCGTTCCCTGGCGGCTCAGCAGATGCCGCGAACCGCCCGCTTCCTCCGACGGAAAGTCGGGCAGCCGGCCGGTACGCTTCTGGTACTCCTTGAACCACGTCCGGATCTCGTCGGCAATGTCCTCCGTCATGGCGGCCCCCTGCTTCACGCTGATCTCCTCCTTCACGCGCACCAACGAGCGCTCGTAGTCGTCCTGGAACGTTTTCTGCTGCTTGTACCGGAACTGCTTCAAATCCTCCAGCTCGTCGATCGCGGTCCGTGCCGAGGTGACGGGCGGTGGCACCATACCGATCAGTATCATTTCTTCCATCTTCTTGCGCCGCGTCTGCCGCCGTGTGGCGTATCCGCGCCACGTTTTCTGAATCTTCATCGCCGCATTCAGCCCCGTGGTCGACTTGTCACGGCTGCTGTCCGGTTTTCCTTTCTCCTTCAGAATCTTCAGCTCCTTCATAAACTGGGCCCGCAGCCGCCCCTGGCGGGCCCGTTCGTGCGTCTGAATGATGCGGATCGCTTCGAGCTCACTCAGTTCCTCCTCGACCACCTCCTCGTCCAGGGCACCGATCTTCTTCAGGATGTCATCCATAAACTTTTTGCGCTCGTTCAGCTGCTCTTCGCGCTCGCGCCGGAAGTACCGCGGCACGTTCACCTCCATGCTGAGCGGCGTGAGGCCGAGTTTGTCCACCACCGCGTCGTTGTAGCTAAACTCGGTCATATCGATGACGACCAGGTCGTGCTTTAGCTCCAGCATCCGACCGAGACAGTTGTCGAGCAGCTTGCGGATCAGGATGCGCTTCTGCGGCTGCACGATCTGATCGTAGATCTCCTCCAGGCGGTTCGAAATGACCAGGTAGCGTAGGTACAGCTCGTACACCTGGCCCTGTATTTCACCGCGATCGTGCTGCGCTTCGATCGCCTGATACTCGAAATCGTTTACCGC
Coding sequences within it:
- the LOC128269178 gene encoding dynein regulatory complex protein 11 — its product is MSNRTFNRLWTGAQKDLEKLAVNDFEYQAIEAQHDRGEIQGQVYELYLRYLVISNRLEEIYDQIVQPQKRILIRKLLDNCLGRMLELKHDLVVIDMTEFSYNDAVVDKLGLTPLSMEVNVPRYFRREREEQLNERKKFMDDILKKIGALDEEVVEEELSELEAIRIIQTHERARQGRLRAQFMKELKILKEKGKPDSSRDKSTTGLNAAMKIQKTWRGYATRRQTRRKKMEEMILIGMVPPPVTSARTAIDELEDLKQFRYKQQKTFQDDYERSLVRVKEEISVKQGAAMTEDIADEIRTWFKEYQKRTGRLPDFPSEEAGGSRHLLSRQGTESELSRSSVMSSRESKLKGSGKEKLAQKKPGEVSLEEGLDRAFKPMQSSFLPEIKGGIEEYTDVWKGKDESQNLRQTYYDDMIYEEKYADVEAELRRIVDEIMRQELELLQIALERDRGGKKLKKSSKKARRSGKKGKKKKDKDLTPDRTTESLFEELVTNGIIKKYPETPIKAYVGDLSYAARSALNPSPGDVRQLVKQYCILPLGSETIRNFGPCIKSLLIAGPKGSGKTSLVHAICTETGSVLFDISPPNIVGKYPGKSGLIMLMHLISKVSRLLQPSVIYFGDAEKPFMKKIPKTDRTDPKRLKKDLPKLVKNIQPEDRIMLIGTSDCPWEADMKLMVQTYQRFVYIPRPDYGALSFAWKELLSHYSGVHRQFDTGAMAKISDGYTIGSVVRCIREVITCKRMLQLRVHPLTHLELINALSALEPVYKEEEEAFLYWWCKTPLGRRRSKQMEKDHEALMEMENVPKKKK